CAACAtcggtgtctgacctcacaaatgctattttggctgaatgggcaaaaattcccacagacaatcTGCCAAATTTTGTAGAAAGTCTTACCAGAAGAGTGGAGGTTGTTATAGCTGTAAAATAGGTCTTGACTCCATATTAatacccatggttttggaatggcaaGTCCAACAAGCTGATAGAGGTGTGATGGACATGTGTTcttttggccagatagtgtatATACATTCACACTAAACCTTTATGGGAATTAATGCTGCTGAGAGCAATTGTTTACCATTAATCTAAGATAGCATGTTTTCTAAATTAGGCTCAAGGCTGCATGTGTAAGATGTGCATGGTAGCTTTGTGCATATTAAGGCAGGTATACATGGGAATACGTTTGTAAAAATATCAGTCACTCCTAGAAAACTGGTAGGTTCCACTGGCATCTTCATGCATTTTCATAAAACCATTGCCCAACATCTCCAATAGGCTAGTGCAGAACACAGATAATATGCATAAATAAACCAGGAATTGCATATTAATACATATTTTGGCTCTGGCGATATTATAAGTACTGTATTTATCTTTTTCAGGTTCCAGCGTTGGCACCTTTATATATGCAAGTCTACAGAAGGAGCTGATTTCAATCTACGGAATAGATGGCTGTTTGCTAATTATTGGAGCATTAGCACTAAATATATTAGCATGTGGCATCCTAATGAGGCCCCTACCACAGAAACCTGAAGATGAAGTGGAAAAGACTTGTTtggagaatgttcctgatgcctACCTCATATACCATGAAAAAGACCAGAAGAAAGAAGAAAATATGGGAATGCTTGAAATAAGGAAATCCCATGCATCCAATGGGGACTGTTGCTCTCAGGAAAATCCTCACCAGAGTAAGAGTGGAATCATAGCTCAAAGTAACATAGTCAAGGACAATTGTAACAACATGGAAAAGCAAAAGTGCACACAGCTTGTTAAAAACAAGTGCCATACTTACCTGGACTACTGGGAAGACACCATAAACCTATTCAAAAACAAAGTATTTGCTGCTCTTTTTATCAACATTTTGTTATTTGACATAGGAGGATTTCCTCCAGGCTTTCTTTTGGAAGATGTAGCCAAAAGTGCCAATATAGATAAAGAGGACATGGTAGTGCCCTTAGTGTTCATCCTTGGTATCATGATGGCTCTTGGGAAGCTTGTTTTGGGAATACTTGCTGATTTTAAGTGGATCAATACATTGTATCTGTATGTATTTACGTTAATAGTTACAGGTTTGGCAGTATTTGCCGTTCCTCTTGCCAAGACATATGCCACCTTAGCAATTATTGCCGGAACAATAGGATTTTTTACTGGGAACTGGTCAATATTCCCTTACGTAACAACGAACACTGTTGGATTGGATAAGCTCACTCATGCCTATGGAATTCTGATGTTCTTTGCTGGTATTGGAAACTGCCTAGGGCCACCTATTGTGGGTAAGATACTAGACCAAgagtttttatggtttttttcttaTTGATATTTACATGTCTATAAAGCAACAATGGGataaagtttttgttttaaaTTATGGCTGTTACCAAATATAGTTTGGTATTACAAAGGAATTAAAGGGTGTTTTTTCTGTACCAAGGCCAGCTAAGTGTATAC
The nucleotide sequence above comes from Rhinoderma darwinii isolate aRhiDar2 chromosome 11, aRhiDar2.hap1, whole genome shotgun sequence. Encoded proteins:
- the SLC16A9 gene encoding monocarboxylate transporter 9 isoform X1, encoding MTFQKPPDGGWGWVIILASFFIQFLCYGSPLSVGVLYVEWLDVFDEGKGKTAWVGSLAAGVGLLASPLCSASVSTFGARPVTIFSSFLVAGGLILSSFASNIYFLYFSYGFMVGCGCGLLYTATVTVTCQYFEKRRGLALGIVSTGSSVGTFIYASLQKELISIYGIDGCLLIIGALALNILACGILMRPLPQKPEDEVEKTCLENVPDAYLIYHEKDQKKEENMGMLEIRKSHASNGDCCSQENPHQSKSGIIAQSNIVKDNCNNMEKQKCTQLVKNKCHTYLDYWEDTINLFKNKVFAALFINILLFDIGGFPPGFLLEDVAKSANIDKEDMVVPLVFILGIMMALGKLVLGILADFKWINTLYLYVFTLIVTGLAVFAVPLAKTYATLAIIAGTIGFFTGNWSIFPYVTTNTVGLDKLTHAYGILMFFAGIGNCLGPPIVGWFFDWTESYDIAFYFCGICVILGALGLLIVALPFWKNCKTKTMEPSPKSYSYKVASAV